DNA sequence from the Pseudophryne corroboree isolate aPseCor3 chromosome 6, aPseCor3.hap2, whole genome shotgun sequence genome:
TCATGTGCTTAGGATCAGGGATATATGGGAGCAAAACTAATTTTTAATGGAGTAACTTTTGTATGATACCTGTAAAATATGGTAAATTAATAATTTCTAAGTTAATAAATGAGCCTTATGGTTTTTAAAAAATTTAAATTGTTTGAATGATCAGACCCCTTTAGAACTTGGGGCATGGATTGGCTGATGAGGCGTAACCACATACCCAAAATGCTTCATCTGTGCTCTAGTCTGGCCCTGATGCCCTCTGCACATGTGATGTAGCCATGGAAGTGGGGTCTTGAGCAGGAATTTGAATGACGGGTGTCTTCTATAGATGTGCGGGCAGCTCTCCAGGTTGTGGGGTACTGGTACAGGCTCATTTGAGTCCATATACAGGTGCCCTTCGGCCTTGCATCCTGAGAGGGAACGCTGATCACTCACTAATTGTTATTGCACTTGGCATGGCCACGCACCCGCTGAGTGCATTTTGCTGTGGGAGCACATAGCATCTTCACAGTGACCCGGATGTGCTGTGACCATGCCATCTCAGTGTTGGGGCTTGCCTGATCTCTTAGCAGTTCTACTCATGGTGTCCATTTATGTGTCCCATAGTATATCTGAGTTTATATAATCTTATCGACTGCTCAGCCTCTCCCTGTGTGGGGAATGTGACCACACTGGTTTTTCTGAGTATCAGACGTCACTTTCATTTCCTTCATCTGCTGCCAGGAatggcgtctgctgatctgagacgggagctggactgttccatctgcctgagcatttatacagaccctgtaaccctgagatgtggccacaacttctgccggggctgtattgatcgtgtgctggatacacaggagggggctggagtatatacctgtcctgactgcagagcagagagtcaggagcgtcctgcactgcagaggaacataacgctgtgtaataTAATTGGGAGTTTCCGGTCTATTCAgccagatcaggaggagactggaatcttctgcacttactgtgtggactctcctgtacctgctgctaaatcctgtctgcactgaggcttctctgtgtgataatcacctgagagtacacagcaagtcaccagaacacgtcttatgtgatcccaccactgtcctggggaacaggaaatgctccgtCCATAAGAAGGTCCTGGAGTATTACTGCACTGAGGACGCTTCATGTATCTGTGTGTCTTGTCTGACTGTGGAACACAGAGGACACAAGGTGGAGTCACTGGATGAGGCCTCTGAGAAGAAGAAGGAAAAACTAAGAGATGTTTTGCAGAAACTGAGCACAAACATAGCAGATGCTGACAAAATAGTCCAGAGTCTGCAGGAGCGCAGGAGAGATAATCAGGAAAAAGCAGATGGTGTAACAGAGACAGTCACTGccctgtttagagacatcaggagacagctggaagacctggagaagagagtcctgagtgagatctccaggcaggaagagcgcgtttcactctcagtctctgatctgatccagcagctggaaataaagaaggacgagctgtccgggaagatgcgtcacattgaggagctgtgtaacatgtctgatccagtgactgtcttacaggaaccagacacaggtGACTTGTGtgacactgaggacacagagaTATATGATTACCAAGTCCATGATGTAGATGATCTTGATGTGGATGGTGTAGGTGATCTTGATGCTGGTCTTTTCTCAGGGAAACTATacacaatatataatataatgaggtaTATACATGTATGCTTCTCTGTGAGAGAAGCTACAGACCTAGTACTGGATTCCACCACAGCtggtaaatatatacatatatcaggTGATGGGAAAACTGCATCCCGGTCACATATAAACCAAAATCATCCAAAAACACCAGAGAGATTTCAGTGTAATCAGGTAATAAGCACCAGGGGATTCTCCAcagggcgacattactgggaggtggatgtcagTAAGTCAGTGATATGGAGGGTGGGGATGTGTTACCCCAGTATAGACAGGAAGGGAGATTCATCATACATTGGAGGTAATAACAAGTCCTGGTGTCTGTATAGGTATAATAGTCAGTACTCCGTGATACATGACAGTAGTATTATCTGGTTACCTGACAATATCCCCTGTGACAGAGTGAGGGTATATCTGGATTATGAGGCAGGGCAGATTTCCTTTTATTCTctgtgtgaccccatcagacaCCTACACACCTACACTGCCACCTTCACCG
Encoded proteins:
- the LOC134935862 gene encoding tripartite motif-containing protein 14-like; translated protein: MRHIEELCNMSDPVTVLQEPDTGDLCDTEDTEIYDYQVHDVDDLDVDGVGDLDAGLFSGKLYTIYNIMRYIHVCFSVREATDLVLDSTTAGKYIHISGDGKTASRSHINQNHPKTPERFQCNQVISTRGFSTGRHYWEVDVSKSVIWRVGMCYPSIDRKGDSSYIGGNNKSWCLYRYNSQYSVIHDSSIIWLPDNIPCDRVRVYLDYEAGQISFYSLCDPIRHLHTYTATFTEPLHAALCVEWVCMTISSGKVGDGVWDSGREDLKKSAQTLETSQKGECN